From one Danio rerio strain Tuebingen ecotype United States chromosome 19, GRCz12tu, whole genome shotgun sequence genomic stretch:
- the fam8a1a gene encoding protein FAM8A1 isoform X1, translated as MAKKNSAKEADKNGEGANDDDKMTTNEYCARLQQWMWRYYSGYVSWQSWVLMSAPLFPPPQFGCQAPGSSASVYPTTPADIAAWYNQMSSPGAIRPADTATSSTGDRGAAQPAGREYIIPSPLRRFLAETVDFFILFCVKATIVLWIMHLCGMKDISKFIMQFIVEEIDENTSLEDLQKMMVVALAYRVLVCVYEIICIWGAGGATPGKFLLGLRVVSCDTTVLVQPNRVLVVPASTVSLSASTVRALNKNFSIAFLFPIFITLLFFQHNRTVYDVVAGTIVVQRRSRAR; from the exons ATGGCAAAGAAGAACAGTGCGAAAGAGGCGGACAAAAACGGCGAAGGAGCCAATGACGATGATAAGATGACAACGAACGAGTACTGCGCGCGGCTGCAGCAGTGGATGTGGCGCTACTACAGCGGATATGTGAGCTGGCAGAGCTGGGTGTTGATGTCCGCGCCGCTCTTTCCTCCGCCTCAGTTCGGTTGCCAGGCACCGGGCAGCTCTGCATCCGTGTATCCCACAACGCCGGCGGACATCGCCGCCTGGTACAACCAAATGAGCAGCCCGGGAGCCATCCGTCCAGCAGACACCGCCACATCCAGCACTGGGGACAGAGGGGCAGCACAGCCCGCAG GTAGAGAATACATTATACCCTCTCCTCTACGCAGATTTCTGGCTGAAACTGTCGATTTCTTCATTCTCTTCTGTGTGAAAGCAACCATAGTGTTGTGGATCATGCATCTCTGTGGAATGAA AGATATTTCCAAATTCATAATGCAGTTTATAGTGGAAGAGATTGATGAGAACACGTCATTGGAGGACCTGCAGAAGATGATGGTCGTGGCTTTAGCATACAGAGTACTGGTGTGTGTTTATGAA ATCATCTGTATTTGGGGAGCTGGAGGTGCCACTCCAGGAAAGTTTCTTTTGGGTCTTCGAGTCGTCTCATGTGACACGACAGTCCTGGTGCAACCGAATCGGGTTTTGGTGGTACCAGCATCCACTGTCAGCTTATCTGC CTCCACAGTACGGGCCTTAAACAAAAACTTCTCCATCGCTTTCCTCTTCCCAATCTTTATCACACTACTCTTTTTCCAGCACAACAGAACTGTTTATGATGTTGTGGCTGGAACCATCGTAGTTCAGAGGAGATCGAGAGCCAGATGA
- the fam8a1a gene encoding protein FAM8A1 isoform X2 yields MAKKNSAKEADKNGEGANDDDKMTTNEYCARLQQWMWRYYSGYVSWQSWVLMSAPLFPPPQFGCQAPGSSASVYPTTPADIAAWYNQMSSPGAIRPADTATSSTGDRGAAQPAGREYIIPSPLRRFLAETVDFFILFCVKATIVLWIMHLCGMKDISKFIMQFIVEEIDENTSLEDLQKMMVVALAYRVLVCVYEIICIWGAGGATPGKFLLGLRVVSCDTTVLVQPNRVLVVPASTVSLSALRPLI; encoded by the exons ATGGCAAAGAAGAACAGTGCGAAAGAGGCGGACAAAAACGGCGAAGGAGCCAATGACGATGATAAGATGACAACGAACGAGTACTGCGCGCGGCTGCAGCAGTGGATGTGGCGCTACTACAGCGGATATGTGAGCTGGCAGAGCTGGGTGTTGATGTCCGCGCCGCTCTTTCCTCCGCCTCAGTTCGGTTGCCAGGCACCGGGCAGCTCTGCATCCGTGTATCCCACAACGCCGGCGGACATCGCCGCCTGGTACAACCAAATGAGCAGCCCGGGAGCCATCCGTCCAGCAGACACCGCCACATCCAGCACTGGGGACAGAGGGGCAGCACAGCCCGCAG GTAGAGAATACATTATACCCTCTCCTCTACGCAGATTTCTGGCTGAAACTGTCGATTTCTTCATTCTCTTCTGTGTGAAAGCAACCATAGTGTTGTGGATCATGCATCTCTGTGGAATGAA AGATATTTCCAAATTCATAATGCAGTTTATAGTGGAAGAGATTGATGAGAACACGTCATTGGAGGACCTGCAGAAGATGATGGTCGTGGCTTTAGCATACAGAGTACTGGTGTGTGTTTATGAA ATCATCTGTATTTGGGGAGCTGGAGGTGCCACTCCAGGAAAGTTTCTTTTGGGTCTTCGAGTCGTCTCATGTGACACGACAGTCCTGGTGCAACCGAATCGGGTTTTGGTGGTACCAGCATCCACTGTCAGCTTATCTGC cctgcgacccctaatatga